The following proteins come from a genomic window of Sorghum bicolor cultivar BTx623 chromosome 3, Sorghum_bicolor_NCBIv3, whole genome shotgun sequence:
- the LOC8081299 gene encoding uncharacterized protein LOC8081299 isoform X2, translating into MDMELEHGGDEDERGSDSSSSKRSFGASSDATVSSTPSKLQALRFAEDLSLPSVQVVVMSANMGCSHCRQRVANVVSKMNGLLDYMVDFGKKEVTVRGKVVHTKKKKKKHRKALLGGAAGWDDARSTASSSPGGGHARTLSWFLGCYGS; encoded by the exons ATGGACATGGAGCTGGAGCACGGAGGAGACGAAGACGAGAGAGGGAGTgattcctcctcctccaagaggAGCTTCGGCGCTTCGTCGGATGCAACCGTCAGCAGCACACCAAGCAAGCTGCAAGCTCTGAGGTTTGCAGAGGACCTCTCTCTCCCATCG GTGCAGGTGGTGGTGATGAGCGCCAACATGGGGTGCTCGCACTGCCGGCAGCGGGTCGCCAACGTCGTCTCCAAGATGAACG GGCTGCTGGACTACATGGTGGACTTCGGCAAGAAGGAGGTGACGGTGCGCGGGAAGGTGGTGCacaccaagaagaagaagaagaaacacaGGAAGGCACTGCTGGGTGGTGCTGCAGGTTGGGACGACGCCAGATCGACGGCGTCGTCTTCGCCCGGCGGCGGCCATGCCAGGACGCTGTCCTGGTTTTTGGGATGCTACGGCTCATGA
- the LOC8081299 gene encoding uncharacterized protein LOC8081299 isoform X1, giving the protein MDMELEHGGDEDERGSDSSSSKRSFGASSDATVSSTPSKLQALRFAEDLSLPSVQVVVMSANMGCSHCRQRVANVVSKMNAGLLDYMVDFGKKEVTVRGKVVHTKKKKKKHRKALLGGAAGWDDARSTASSSPGGGHARTLSWFLGCYGS; this is encoded by the exons ATGGACATGGAGCTGGAGCACGGAGGAGACGAAGACGAGAGAGGGAGTgattcctcctcctccaagaggAGCTTCGGCGCTTCGTCGGATGCAACCGTCAGCAGCACACCAAGCAAGCTGCAAGCTCTGAGGTTTGCAGAGGACCTCTCTCTCCCATCG GTGCAGGTGGTGGTGATGAGCGCCAACATGGGGTGCTCGCACTGCCGGCAGCGGGTCGCCAACGTCGTCTCCAAGATGAACG CAGGGCTGCTGGACTACATGGTGGACTTCGGCAAGAAGGAGGTGACGGTGCGCGGGAAGGTGGTGCacaccaagaagaagaagaagaaacacaGGAAGGCACTGCTGGGTGGTGCTGCAGGTTGGGACGACGCCAGATCGACGGCGTCGTCTTCGCCCGGCGGCGGCCATGCCAGGACGCTGTCCTGGTTTTTGGGATGCTACGGCTCATGA
- the LOC8081298 gene encoding trihelix transcription factor ASR3 has protein sequence MSANENSPPVEAAAAAAAAAASTPRSRLPRWTRHETLVLIQARRAMERGGLQLPAVRPRPKWAAVSAYCRRHGVERGPMQCRKRWGNLSWDLKKIVAWEGKAVAGAGVGAAGDAQHESFWDMRGDQRRARQLPSSFDREVYDALVCGASAGGGVAAAVMPPDFGDGDLEGVYPQPPIMVMPISVKKYEPPPASSEHECSGPVTESDQKKAGAAAAASDKNSTSSHHGGGGGGGFKDSDATFVADQAEGTATATPPAAATAKASIEKQVIEALERGNRALAQQLEAHRSMWDADREQRAALLRAMDRVADAVCRIADKL, from the exons ATGTCTGCCAACGAGAACTCACCGCCGGTGGAGgccgctgcagctgcagctgccgccgccgcgtccACGCCACGGTCGCGGCTGCCGCGGTGGACGCGGCACGAGACGCTGGTCCTGATCCAGGCTCGGCGCGCCATGGAGCGGGGCGGGCTGCAGCTGCCGGCGGTGCGGCCGCGGCCAAAGTGGGCGGCGGTGTCGGCCTACTGCCGGCGCCACGGCGTGGAGCGCGGGCCCATGCAGTGCCGGAAGCGGTGGGGCAACCTGTCGTGGGACCTCAAGAAGATCGTCGCGTGGGAAGGGAAggccgtcgccggcgccggcgtcggCGCTGCCGGCGACGCGCAGCACGAGTCGTTCTGGGACATGCGCGGCGACCAGCGGCGCGCCAGGCAGCTGCCCTCGTCGTTTGACCGCGAGGTGTACGACGCGCTCGTCTGCGGCGCGTCCGCCGGTGGCGGCGTCGCCGCGGCCGTGATGCCGCCGGACTTCGGCGACGGGGACCTGGAAGGGGTGTACCCGCAGCCGCCCATCATGGTCATGCCAATATCAG TGAAGAAGTATGAGCCCCCTCCTGCCTCTTCTGAACACGAATGCTCTGGTCCAG TGACAGAGAGCGACCAGAAGAAggcgggcgcggcggcggcggcgtcggacAAGAACTCGACGTCGTCGCAtcacggtggcggcggcggcggcggcttcaaggACAGCGACGCGACGTTCGTGGCGGATCAGGCAGAGGGCACCGCGACGGCCACGCCGccagcggcggcgacggcgaaggCCAGCATCGAGAAGCAGGTGATCGAGGCCCTGGAGAGGGGCAACCGGGCGCTGGCGCAGCAGCTGGAGGCGCACAGGAGCATGTGGGACGCCGACAGGGAGCAGAGGGCGGCTCTTCTTCGCGCCATGGACAGGGTCGCCGACGCCGTGTGCAGGATCGCCGATAAGCTCTGA